Proteins encoded within one genomic window of Citrobacter amalonaticus Y19:
- a CDS encoding ribokinase, with amino-acid sequence MSVFILGSYAKALVMTAERIPLAGETLIGHNFRQTWGGKGSDMAVQAARLGADVAYSGVVGNDTFGNEFIELMQEEGINIDALTLTTELPTGAGLIIKDKEGRNVIVVDMGANKLFTPALVDNALLQLKNSHVVLTQLEIPLETALYGLRKAKALGKTTLLNPAPARDLRGRDLSAVDFLTPNETEARVALGLAPDDPLSNREVADRLLETGCRYVVMTLGEAGAAVFTSDTTLEIPPCLVEVVDSNGAGDSFNAALAVALDEGKPVNEAVLFANATAALCCSDWETVPSYKYRSDVDTWMQFNLSRRNS; translated from the coding sequence ATGAGTGTATTTATTCTCGGTAGTTACGCAAAGGCGCTGGTCATGACCGCTGAACGTATCCCGCTCGCCGGGGAAACGCTGATCGGACATAACTTTCGCCAGACATGGGGAGGAAAAGGTTCCGATATGGCGGTTCAGGCCGCGCGCTTAGGGGCCGATGTCGCCTATAGCGGCGTGGTGGGAAATGACACCTTCGGTAATGAGTTCATCGAACTGATGCAGGAGGAAGGCATCAATATTGATGCGTTGACCCTGACCACCGAACTGCCTACGGGGGCGGGTCTGATCATTAAGGACAAAGAAGGACGCAATGTCATTGTCGTGGACATGGGCGCCAACAAGCTCTTTACCCCTGCCCTTGTCGATAATGCGCTGCTGCAACTTAAAAATAGCCACGTGGTGTTAACCCAGTTAGAAATTCCGCTCGAAACGGCCCTCTACGGTTTGAGAAAGGCCAAAGCGCTGGGTAAGACAACCCTTCTCAACCCGGCACCTGCCCGGGATCTTCGTGGACGCGATCTGAGCGCGGTTGACTTCCTGACCCCTAATGAAACGGAAGCCCGTGTCGCGCTGGGGCTGGCTCCGGACGATCCGCTCAGTAACCGCGAGGTCGCCGACAGGCTACTGGAAACGGGATGCCGCTATGTGGTGATGACGCTGGGTGAAGCGGGTGCAGCCGTTTTCACTTCTGACACCACGCTGGAGATACCGCCCTGTCTGGTTGAGGTCGTCGATAGCAATGGTGCAGGTGACAGTTTCAACGCCGCCCTTGCTGTCGCGCTTGACGAAGGTAAACCCGTCAACGAAGCGGTTCTGTTCGCCAACGCCACGGCGGCGCTGTGCTGCTCTGACTGGGAAACGGTTCCCTCTTATAAATATCGCAGCGATGTCGATACCTGGATGCAATTCAACCTGAGCCGAAGGAATTCCTGA
- the deoC gene encoding deoxyribose-phosphate aldolase, with protein MIDFNDPRQVAKAIQFTNVNPDLTRDGLIQHLNICMEYQFDAAMIAPCWVSLAKEVLKGTGVRVATTVNFPQANDTTAMKVAVVRELAKEGADEFDFPPNPGFLLGGEDELYFRELKEVTHVAHDLGMKVKAMLEFGFITEEAMKIKATRYAYEAGIDWVKQSSGWGKGGCAATVEDVRLLKAHIQAPCRVKVSGKVNTIEKMKEMFVAGAELVGTSSGPELVKGLVGDINAY; from the coding sequence ATGATCGATTTTAATGACCCACGCCAGGTTGCCAAGGCTATTCAATTCACGAACGTCAATCCTGATTTAACCCGGGACGGTCTGATCCAGCATCTGAATATCTGCATGGAATACCAGTTTGATGCCGCAATGATTGCCCCCTGCTGGGTCTCCCTTGCTAAAGAAGTACTGAAAGGTACAGGGGTTCGTGTCGCCACAACCGTGAACTTTCCGCAGGCTAACGACACGACGGCCATGAAAGTAGCCGTCGTACGAGAACTGGCAAAAGAAGGTGCCGATGAGTTTGATTTCCCACCCAATCCAGGTTTTCTGCTGGGGGGCGAGGATGAACTGTATTTCCGGGAGCTGAAGGAAGTCACCCATGTTGCGCATGACCTGGGAATGAAAGTCAAAGCCATGCTGGAATTTGGTTTCATCACCGAGGAGGCGATGAAAATCAAAGCCACTCGTTATGCCTATGAAGCCGGTATTGACTGGGTGAAACAGTCAAGCGGCTGGGGCAAAGGCGGTTGCGCCGCGACGGTAGAAGATGTGCGACTTCTCAAAGCTCATATCCAGGCACCTTGTCGGGTCAAAGTCTCCGGTAAAGTGAATACGATTGAGAAAATGAAAGAGATGTTCGTAGCGGGTGCTGAATTAGTCGGGACCAGCTCCGGTCCTGAACTGGTCAAAGGACTGGTAGGCGACATTAACGCTTATTAA